Proteins encoded together in one Manis pentadactyla isolate mManPen7 chromosome 6, mManPen7.hap1, whole genome shotgun sequence window:
- the ICOS gene encoding inducible T-cell costimulator isoform X1, translating into MKSDLWCVFLFCFQVEVLTGEIKDSAKSEMFTFHNGGVQILCKYPETVWQFKMQLLKGTQILCDLSKTKGSGNTVSVKNPKFCQSELSNNSVSFFLYNLDSSHASYYTCKLSIFDPPPFLEILSKEYLNIYESQLCCQLKFWFPIGCAVLVVLYIFGCIFICWLTKKKYRPSAHDPNSEYMFMAAVKTAKKPGRAGMAPFGRLGREECSSY; encoded by the exons ATGAAGTCAGACCTCTGGTGCGTCTTTCTCTTCTGCTTCCAGGTTGAAGTTCTAACAG GAGAAATCAAGGATTCTGCCAAGTCTGAGATGTTTACATTTCATAATGGAGGTGTACAAATTTTATGCAAATACCCTGAGACTGTCTGGCAATTTAAAATGCAGTTACTGAAGGGGACGCAAATACTCTGTGATCTCTCTAAGACAAAGGGAAGTGGAAACACGGTGTCCGTGAAGAATCCGAAATTCTGTCAGTCTGAGTTATCCAACAACAGTGTCTCTTTTTTTCTGTACAACTTGGACAGTTCACATGCCAGCTATTACACCTGCAAACTATCCATTTTTGACCCTCCTCCTTTTCTAGAGATTCTTAGTaaagaatatttgaatatttatg AATCCCAGCTTTGTTGCCAACTGAAGTTCTGGTTTCCCATAGGATGTGCGGTTTTGGTTGTGCTCTACATttttgggtgcatatttatttgttGGCTTACAAAAAAG AAGTACCGACCCAGTGCGCATGACCCTAATAGTGAGTACATGTTCATGGCAGCAGTGAAAACAGCTAAAAAACCTGGACGTGCAGGTATGGCTCCATTTGGCAGGTTGGGCAGAGAAGAGTGTTCTTCATATTAA
- the ICOS gene encoding inducible T-cell costimulator isoform X2, which yields MKSDLWCVFLFCFQVEVLTGEIKDSAKSEMFTFHNGGVQILCKYPETVWQFKMQLLKGTQILCDLSKTKGSGNTVSVKNPKFCQSELSNNSVSFFLYNLDSSHASYYTCKLSIFDPPPFLEILSKEYLNIYESQLCCQLKFWFPIGCAVLVVLYIFGCIFICWLTKKKYRPSAHDPNSEYMFMAAVKTAKKPGRADVTHNSEFSGTPA from the exons ATGAAGTCAGACCTCTGGTGCGTCTTTCTCTTCTGCTTCCAGGTTGAAGTTCTAACAG GAGAAATCAAGGATTCTGCCAAGTCTGAGATGTTTACATTTCATAATGGAGGTGTACAAATTTTATGCAAATACCCTGAGACTGTCTGGCAATTTAAAATGCAGTTACTGAAGGGGACGCAAATACTCTGTGATCTCTCTAAGACAAAGGGAAGTGGAAACACGGTGTCCGTGAAGAATCCGAAATTCTGTCAGTCTGAGTTATCCAACAACAGTGTCTCTTTTTTTCTGTACAACTTGGACAGTTCACATGCCAGCTATTACACCTGCAAACTATCCATTTTTGACCCTCCTCCTTTTCTAGAGATTCTTAGTaaagaatatttgaatatttatg AATCCCAGCTTTGTTGCCAACTGAAGTTCTGGTTTCCCATAGGATGTGCGGTTTTGGTTGTGCTCTACATttttgggtgcatatttatttgttGGCTTACAAAAAAG AAGTACCGACCCAGTGCGCATGACCCTAATAGTGAGTACATGTTCATGGCAGCAGTGAAAACAGCTAAAAAACCTGGACGTGCAG